The nucleotide window TCTTAGACAACGGAGAGAAGGGAGTGATGGAAGAGGGGATACCCACCTAATCAGAATGTTTAAAACGGTTACTTGATAGAGATGTTATCACACCTTTATTTCTTCCACCCTAGACAGACATTGCTGTAAATCTCTGTTCTGTTACCCTTAGACCAGAACCTAGACACCTCCCTGAGAAGCAGAATGGAATCAGTGCCGTCCGCACCATGGAGGCATTTCACTTTGTCAGCTATGTACCAATTAAAGGTCGACTTTTTGAACTGGATGGACTGAAAGTTTACCCCATTGACCATGGTAAGAATTACACAACATAGTGATTCACATTATCTTGTTAAACAGCTttagatttattttgtattacttttgttttactttttgtgtttcttttaatatttgtttttttgtttctatgtatttgtgttggtggggttttttttttttacacttatattaactaattgttttttgtttttttaataatggtGTGTTAATTTACTCAGTTGgtattttaaaggggaactgtcacctcccaggatttttaatattctatttatttatctcatgtatttaacaaatatttgtgGATTGAAATGTAAAGCGAAAGTGACACTTGAgtcccataaagcacttcaggttCAAGTCCAGCGATTGCCCTTAGTGAGTCGTGTCCCAGTGCTGTATGAGAAGCATCTCACCATCTGATTGGACTCAAGTCATCAGGATTGATGACTTCATGTAAGGAGAATGAAAGCTGCAGGAAAGACACTCTGCTGGCACTGGAAAAAAGTTGTTTaataatattcatttttttttttttttttttttttttgatgaaaTGGGGTTCCCAgtaatttaaaaacattaaagagcacAATTTAAAAtacttataaatatattaatataatgaaTGATGCTAGTTCCTTACAGCTGTAAAGTTGTTCCACACAGAGCTAGTCTATATGGATTTAGTGACTAAAGAATATGAAAGGGATTTAAatattttagaacaaaatagcCCAGCTGTAATTAAAGCGGAGTTAGATGTTTTTTCCCAATTAAGCGAATTGTTAATTCTGATAAATGCCTCTGTCCttctatacaattttttttttttttcctccctcagGTCCGTGGGCTGAGGATGAGGAGTGGACAGACAAGGCTCGTAGAGTTATCATGGAAAGGATTGGACTTGCTACTGCAGGGTAAGCGCACATGAAATTGATCAATGGGTGATATTATTGTTTGTATGCCTCAGAGTGTGACCCAAATTTGTTGTGGTTATGCAGGGAGCCATATCATGATATTCGTTTTAACCTGATGGCAGTGGTACCTGACAGAAGACTGAAATATGAGAGTAAACTTCATATCCTGAAAATGAACAGACAAACTGTGCTGGAAGCTTTGCAGCAGGTATCTCAGACCTAATCTTTCAAGTTAAAACCTACTTAATACGGGACTTTGTCTTGCACATAGTGGCAATGCCACCCCATGGAATCTGTTGGTACAGAGAGAATATTCTGTAAGAAGCTTCCTCTTCAATGGAAGAGTGACCGGTAAAATCTCTGTAAACCAAACATCTCAGAGTCGAGTGGAATTTTTATGAAATTTTGCTTGACGCTCAAGTGGGGAAAATATTCCTGTCTTGTTTCCCAAAATGTAGCAATTTGGCCCGTTTTCAATTCATTTGATCATTGAGCTTGCCAGTGTCCATGATTAAGAAGAACCTGTTGAGTTTTCTTGTCCGGTTATCCTGACTTAACCGAAAGATTATCACAAGATGAGCTCTTCATGGaggaaaagtatttttttacacTCTTTAATCACTTACTCAATCTCTCTCCTACTGCAGCTGATCAGAGTGACTCAGCCAGAGTTGATTCAGCCCCAGAAGACCACAGATTGTCCTGAAGAAACAAAAATCAATGCTGTAAATTCTGCTGCCTGCCCAGAAAACCCACGCACGAACCTTAGTTCCCAGCGGAATGTCACTGGTACGGAGATCATACACTTGTCCACCATACATGCAGCAGGAGAAAaggatatattatttttaattacgtgttttattatttttttctttctagatTCGGCTGCAGAAGTAACAGGAGCCCTCActcgaagctctgtccttaacgcTTACAGTAAATCAAATGTGCCACCTCAGAATGGAGGTCCAACTCCTGCACCAGCCCCCCGTCTCCCTGCCTTTCTGGATAACCACAACTATGCCAAATCACCAATGCAGGTGAGGTAGAATTGGAATTTAAATTCAGTGAGTAAGTAAATATCTAGCAGTCTGGAGACTTTTTTGTCAAAGTCTAGAGGTGTCCCTCTTAGTAAGCATACTTGTGTGGGAGTTGCTGGTAACTGGATACAGTGTTGAAAGGTGCTATTGAGACCCACTGTAGAAGTTGTAGGTAGTTGTGATATTTGTGAGATGTTGGTTTTACATAGAGTGGGGAGGTATATGGATTTCTTGCTTCGGAACCTGCAGGCCTCATATGCTCTCATATAAAGTTTCCTTATATCCTGCAAAGAACCTAGACTGCGAATTCTCACCGAACAAGGAAGTGACTAATTTAACCGTCTCTGTGATTAGTTAGGTTATCCCATAATCACTGCTTTAACAGCACAGTAtgggtttctgggagttgtagttccttGTCAGCTGAAACTAGTCTATAGCAACACAAAGGGAAGAACAGCAGGTTGCATGATGCAAAATTAATATTTGCtttaaaacaaaatgatttaaaaagaaCAGCCATCATAATTAACTGTAGCCTAATGTACACATTGTGCCTAACTTGAATAATAACCTGATGTTTTAAATTAATTCCTCTATTTCCCAACAAATATGACCGCACACCCTAGGACTAATGAAGCATAAAAAGACCAGAAAATTGGATATTTATGGAAGAATAAATCTACATATTCTAGCATTGGTCTAAACTGTGTCATTTCTCCCCAATTCCctatttagtgaatacatccTTATGGTGCGTATCTTTCAGACGAAATGGCCATAGTTTCTATATTCATGCCTTCGGAATATCTACTAACCTCAAGTGAATGGGAGTTGAACCATTTCCTATTAGAGCATGACACCATGTTGTGCTGCCAACTGTAAATGAACAAATATTTTTAACACCATGTAAATACACAGATTCATATTTGGATCTAATATTGTTGGTACTGctgcctttaaagggacatgcttTATGGTTCTAAATCTTGTGTCTAAGAGTAAAGGTTGGTTTTTGGTGATGGGAGTTTCCCGaggtttatatttatttctaaagGTATGAAACAAGGACGAGGGTAATTTTATGGTGACTAATtgtcgttttttttatttttaatgggttTTCTAGTGTGTTTTAGAATTCTATTTGTTGTAAATTTTTATTACAGGAGGAGGAGGACTTGGCGGCTGGGGTTGGTCGTTCACGGGGTGCGCCACCACCACCATGTCCAGActctgatgaggaggaggaggaggaggaggaaactgAGCGCACAAGGAGACCCCCAGCTCCGTCTGGGTATGCCTAAATATTTTTCTAGCCATTTTCAACACTAAATGCTGAAATTAGAGTCTTTGATATCTTCCTATCTCCTCAGATTCAAGACAAAAAGTTCTGAGTCTTTGGCCCCGCCATCTGGACCTGAACTCCCTCCAAATGTCCTGGCAGAGAAATTAAAGGAAACCCAAAGAGATCTTTGCTCCCCCTTATCTATAAAGACAGGAGCCCCTGCTGCCCCTCACTCGCAGCCTTCTCCAACTCCCAGCAATGAAAGCACAGACACTGCTTCAGAAATTGGCAGTGCATTCAACTCCCCACTGCGTTCCCCTTTGAGATCTGCCAATCCCACCCGACCCTCCAGTCCTGTTACCTCCCACCTCTCAAAAGTTCTATTTGGAGAAGAAGAACCTCTCTCTCGTTTGGACTGTGTGCGCTACAACCGGGCAGTTCGGGATTTGGGTCCTCATATTGGCACTGGGATTCTGCATCTCAGCAGGGATGGGCACTTGTGTCCACTCAGCAGACTCGGTATGGAGGGGCAGAAAAAGGAGAGAAGCAAGGGAGGGATGCCTCTGAATCAAGGTGTGACTTTATAGATTACTTTGCTAGTGGCTGGAGAGTTTTCATGGAAATTCAATGAGTGCAGCAAGGAGAAATCCACTTTAACTTGTTTTTACTTCTCTCTATATACTTCCTGAGTTATGAAGGTTTATGGCATGTTAAAGTATAATTGTCAATTTTGtcagcaatttatttattttcttccccaGAGCCGTCTAAGACCTCTCCAAAAAGCAGCAAAGCCGAGGAAGGACGAGAGAGTGCAGAATCAGATGCAGAGCGTTGCAGAGTTGTTGAGGCTCCTCAAGGGGAGAAGTTTTCTCCCAAGGTAAGGAAGTGGAAGCCAGATCCACAGAATGCAAATGGAATCATTTGTCTGCCAGGCTGTACTTCTAAAGTGTAATGAACTTGGTGAGGAGACTCCCCTGTCATTAGGGCCACAGTTCAATTTATCAGGAAATGAAGTGCAGTAGTATTGTTGCTGACACTtgagggcttattcactaaatactgagTCACATTGCATTGAAAATCAGATTACAAAATGTTGGCAACAATAGCGGATTTGGAAAAATTagcctaaattttacaattccgttttttttaattttttttatttttgttgtgcatggtttaACAGCAAGCGtgcgttgccacaacagcagttacaCGCAAAATCGTACATTTTCAAACATGGCAATTAAtaagtttgcacatttttatatattataaagcaGAAGCGATATGCATAGCGTGGGTCTGTGAGTATACGGCATTGTGACATGTTTGATCTAACTGTGGTACCAATAGGAGGAGCAGGCAATAGTCGCTTAACGGCTAACACAGTGCAAAACATAAGATATGAAACCGTTAGAGATTAGTCACACATTTTTGTATCTATATGATTACAATTCAGGTTTTAATGCAAAATAATGCTATGTTCATTGAATACACTCTTAATTGTTAGCAGCTTACCCTAACCTCTGCTGAAAAGCCACTTCACAGACCTAACTGTGGGGTTTAATTAAATCCGTAACAAAGCTTTATCCCCAATCATATGTGCTTACTGCCCTATTCCAAAAACCCCTCTAATTTATAGATGTGACTGGTTGGTATTTGTGCAGGGTGTCATTGTGTGATTGCACTATATTatagtttagctttttttttaccttcattGCTCATGCATGcctttttgtattattatagttaaagggacactatagtcactagaacaactacagcttaatgtagttgttctggtgaatataatcattatatgaaggcattttcatgcaaacactgccttttcagagaaaaggcagtgtttacatggcccctagggacacctccaagtggccactcctcagatggccactggaggtgcttcctggctcagtgctgcacagtaggcagcagtgccattaagcgtctccacgctctgcattgggAAGCTGAagtttcctcatatagatgcattaattcaatgcatctctatgaggaggtgctgattggccaaaattgtGTTTGGTCCagcccccttgccgattttagccaatccaatgctttcccgatgggaaagcattagattggcaaaaaattgtcaattctgatgtcaccaagggtgCTGGGCCAGCGCCAGCAGACCCGCACAGCGTTAGAAAGGgtttttaaattaaccccttaaggaccaaacttctggaataaaagagaatcatgacatgtcacacgtcatgtgtccttaaggggttaaacttttaagggggagcaagccacctaaatggtgggttaaacactgtagggtcaggaatacatgtttttgttcctgaccctagtgttcctttaattagaaTGATGGCAGACTGGTGGGTGGTGGTTACTGTATTTTGGTGTTTGCGGAAAAGGCTTTATAAATCAGATGTCAAACTGCCTACTAGTTTTCtaatcctttttgtttgtttgttaaaaaaaaaacttgcaagtATTGTAATACTGAGCGATATTGTACACCTTGTAATGAAATCCTTTCCCCATACATTTCCACTTAAGGAGCTTCTTGCCTTGCTGAAATGTGTTGAAGCTGAAATTTCTGCATCTGAAACATGTCTGAGAGAAGAGTTGGAAAAACGCAAGAAATTCAAGGTGAACTTCATAATCTTCTCCACATTGCTTTTAGTCTCTTCATTTTTATCCCATTTCTCAATTCTTCTACCTTTCTCTGGTGCATCTTTTAGATTGATGACCAACGAAGGACCCATAACTATGATGAATTTATCTGTGCATTTATCTCGATGCTGGCTCAAGAAGGTGAGTGATTCATACAAAGTAAGGAACTTGCAGGACATGTGTTGcagttgtaatatatatttatatctgctCTTTTTCTGTAGGAATGTTGGCGAGTCTTGTGGAACAGAACATTTCCGTAAGGAGACGACAGGGAGTCAGCATTGGGCGCCTGCACAAGCAAAGGAAGCCAGACAGACGCAAACGATCACGACCTTATAAGGCTAAGCGCCAataaatgtgttatttatatatttgaaggttTCCCCAACTCTGTAATACAGTATATAGGTTATTCCTGCCTTCATACAGTTTTATAAATAGTGAGGTTATCCCCTTGCCAATGTATATGATGTACATAAATACTAGTTTTTATACCCCCTTATACATACCTGGATCCATGTTCTATGTCATACAGTGGATTATATATGCCTTTCCCTCTTGCATCATGTGAACTCGCCTTGCAGGATTTACTCCTATTTATTCTGTATTGCCAGTTCTAGTGACCTGGTAATGCCCATCTAGAGACAGATGTTACGTTCTGTTATTGGTGCTGGGTGTCTGCTAAGTCTAGATCACCCTTGCTAGTTTTGCACTGTGGGCGGGTCCCATCCTAATGACTAAGTTAAAACTGACTTTTCCCTTTAATTGTCCGGAATTTCATATTGCCTTGAGGAACACACCTTGGCACTATTTAAACTTACAACTTGTCTTGACATAATAAACACTGTAAAACAGTATAGTCTTGTAGTGTGTTGTGCATGTGCAACATAGTAGAGTTGATTACATGATACATTAAAGATCTGTGACTTTGCTTTGTGCACAAAACAGCAAAGATGTACTTCACCAGCTTTGTTGTAATATAGACAATACATACAACTTTTGAATGCATAAGGTTGTATGTTCTCTTGTTTAAATCTGGTTCTCAACTCTTTATGGtgcaggttaaccccttaaggacacatgacatgtgtgacatgtcatgattcccttttattccagacgtttggtccttaaggggttaaatcaaagtTTTTGTAACCAATGACGCAATTAAACTTCCCTACAAGTAAGACGAGATGAAAAACTGAAAAGCTTCTTTTTCTTTAATGATATGTGCTGAATTTTCATTAGAATGTTCTTGTCATTGCCTGCCCAGACATTGAATAAGCATGGGTCAGAATTAACCATTTAGAACCAAAGTCACTCTTGCCTGCTTGGTCCCAAAGCTGTGCACAGCTTGACCGTTTTCACAGCCGGCTTCAATATTCCTCTGTTCTGAAGCTGTGTGACGTGTAGAGGTGAGAAGCATTGTGCACCGCTCTCTTAATACACAACAGACTGGCAGGTGAGAGTGATCTTGAATTGGATAATGGTTGTTTCTGACTCAAAATCACACAAAATGACTGTGCAGGCAGGAGAAAGTGTCAGAAAAAATTCAGATAAATCCAATATAAATCATTAAAGAAAAGGCTAGAATAGAATGTATGTGcctcaaaatataaataaaatttgtgTGATAAGTTTTCCTTCGATCTTAGGTTTAAGAATTTATCTCAACAGGATCCAAGGTGCCAGATGTGGTAACGGGCATGTCTATTGTAATGAATTgagggattgttttttttttgtggattttCATCCAACCATCAACTCCAAAGTAGACAAATTCCATAAAATAAACAGgtataattaattattaataatagacTAAAATGTACAGTTAATAATCCAGGGCACAGATAAGTGCAACTCCACGTTTTATCCAGTGGGTTTGAGACTTGCTGCTGGGAAGTTCAATGGCAATAACGTAGTTGGTGGAATGCCCCGTAGTAGAaagtgttcctgtaataaaagagattGTTGTGAAGGCATTATAATATGCAGGTCTCATCAATCACAAAACATGGGAGAGCTGTCATGACCATCTCACCTGCTCGGGTTAGAGTCTTGTAAATGGGGCACAGATATATTGAAGATGTTGTAGGTTTACGTTCAGGAATGGGGACTAGCCATATGACTGCCATCTCTGTGTAAAGCTCTTTGGGATGGGACTCTGCCAGCATCATTGTTGATTTATCCCACCGTGCTCCTTCCAGATATAAGCCATGAATATAGCAGCCTTCAGATGGGCGCTGCTTCAGCTCTGTAACTGACTCCTTGAGAACCTTCGAGACACAAAGGACAGTTGCTAACTTAAGGGCAGACTAAAAGGAACACTTTATTTTAAACAATTACGTAGATATACCCTCAAGAATAACTGGTGCAGGACTCAAACTGTCCACTGAGTCTTTTTTTAGGGACTCAACAAGATCGAGCCAAAATGTATCCTAAGTGGTGGTTGGCTTAATAGGGCAACTGCCAGATGGACAATTTCCAGAAATTGGTATGATATTGTGCACTGATAACAATCTCCATGTATAATGATGTATCTCTAAAGTTGCCGTAAAACATATATTCAATGCACTGAATGGTGTATCCTAAGTGGTGGTTGGCTTAATAGGGCAACTGCCAGTTAGACAATTTCCAGAAATTGGTATGATATTGTGCATTGATAACGATGTCTCTCTAAAGTTGTAACACTTTCAGTATTGTTGCAAAGGCTTGCCGTATAACATATATTCAATGCAACAATACTGAAAGTGTTAGTATTTTAGAGTGACCTCAGTACAGCTTACTGGTATCACTGTGAATAGACACCATTCAGTGCATTGAATATATGTTTTACGGCAACTTTAGAGATACAAGTCTTCTTGACGCAGACTTTCATTATGTGCTGGTGAATAAACCAATCAGAGGCTTGAGTGGCATTTCTGTGACATTTATTTAaaagtggcaatttttttttcaaatatgacCGACTCAAATCACCTAATGCACTTCAGAAAGCTcaagtgctttaggtgtctggGATGTCCCTTGAAGCTAGAACACGGACTTCATTTATAAAGAAAAAGTTCAGTATGAGGAACATATACTCTTGCTACAGGAGTGCTTCTCACCTTAAACTCAAAGGAGATTGTGTCAATGGAAATTACATGCTTCCGGGCAAAATTCTGCAAAGTACCAGTTAGGAATGCCTGTGGAAAAAACAACCCACTGATCCAAAACACGGCAGGTATACCATCAGAGATCCATTTCTGGAGGAATTCTATCCGCTGCAGTAAATCTAGGACCCAGGAGGCCAGAGGTTTTAGCGATGGATATGCCTATGGAAAAGAGAATTATTACAACAAATATCTCACACTGTGATATAAATGAAGAAAAGACAATTAACAACACAAGTAAAAGTTGAAATGTGCAGGAAATCAGTGCACTTATTAACTCATTCAGTCCCAATAACTGTTTACATAGGAGGCAGAGGGATGATTCCATACCTCAACCCTTGTATACACAATTCTCACCATTTTAATAAGTTATAGAGTTGTTTTACTCAAGGATCAATAAAGGTATTGCTATTAGGTAGTTGGCTATTTACGCACATAtagatgaaatttttttttaatttaaaagcaAATTGTTTTGCCCAGAAAAGTACATTGATATTTAAAAGTGACACTCTTCCTGTATTGGTTTTGGTACACAGATGTCACTTTTCTctggcaatgtaaaacaatgctgTTTCTGAGAAACGTCAATGTTTATGTTTAGTTCAGAATATCCCTCTAAACACCTTGAAAATCAAAGCTCTTCATCTGTGGCAGCAATATACCAAGAATGCTGAATCTGTCCCATACGTCTCATGGAGAAGCTTTGGTGGGTAGAGTGGACTGGTCTGCGCTTACCTTTGAGCTCCAGATTTGTGGCACAAAGTTGTTATAGAGACTGTTTGCCATGAGCTCCAGCTGAGAAGACATGACGACTAGACCTTTCATAGCTTTTAACAAGTCactcagtgtctgtgagagtgtggaCAGGAGGCGATTGTACCTGAAGAGATGAAGACACTGTGTAAACATATCTTACAGTCATGTGCAAAAGCCTTCTCATTTCTCTTGCATCCTTACCTCGTAACCTCTTGAACCAATACAGTATTCATAGATTCCTGATACATAACCGGGTACTTTAAAATAACTTCCTGCACAGGAATGGGTTTGGGGACTTTCTGCAGGATGCCTCCTGCAATCTCCTCCACCATCTATTGGAGAATGTCATGCATGAATGGTCGTTTAGAGTTAGACAAACCCTGTCACATTCCCATGCAAACCCCAAAGACTTTCTTCCCAACTGACCTCATCACGGCTCCCACCGGTGGCCTGTGCTCTCGGTTGTAATTTCACAAGTGAGCCAAGTAAAGCAAAGCTTTCATTCTGAGCAAATGTAATGTTGGCATTATCATGGAGTCCA belongs to Pelobates fuscus isolate aPelFus1 chromosome 7, aPelFus1.pri, whole genome shotgun sequence and includes:
- the BAP1 gene encoding ubiquitin carboxyl-terminal hydrolase BAP1 isoform X1, which translates into the protein MNKGWLELESDPGLFTLLVEDFGVKGVQVEEIYDLQSKCPGPVYGFIFLFKWIEERRSRRKVSTLLDDTSVMEDEVVNNMFFAHQLIPNSCATHALLSVLLNCSGVHLGPTLSRIKDFTKGFSPESKGYAIGNAPELARAHNSHARPEPRHLPEKQNGISAVRTMEAFHFVSYVPIKGRLFELDGLKVYPIDHGPWAEDEEWTDKARRVIMERIGLATAGEPYHDIRFNLMAVVPDRRLKYESKLHILKMNRQTVLEALQQLIRVTQPELIQPQKTTDCPEETKINAVNSAACPENPRTNLSSQRNVTDSAAEVTGALTRSSVLNAYSKSNVPPQNGGPTPAPAPRLPAFLDNHNYAKSPMQEEEDLAAGVGRSRGAPPPPCPDSDEEEEEEEETERTRRPPAPSGFKTKSSESLAPPSGPELPPNVLAEKLKETQRDLCSPLSIKTGAPAAPHSQPSPTPSNESTDTASEIGSAFNSPLRSPLRSANPTRPSSPVTSHLSKVLFGEEEPLSRLDCVRYNRAVRDLGPHIGTGILHLSRDGHLCPLSRLGMEGQKKERSKGGMPLNQEPSKTSPKSSKAEEGRESAESDAERCRVVEAPQGEKFSPKELLALLKCVEAEISASETCLREELEKRKKFKIDDQRRTHNYDEFICAFISMLAQEGMLASLVEQNISVRRRQGVSIGRLHKQRKPDRRKRSRPYKAKRQ
- the BAP1 gene encoding ubiquitin carboxyl-terminal hydrolase BAP1 isoform X2 — its product is MNKGWLELESDPGLFTLLVEDFGVKGVQVEEIYDLQSKCPGPVYGFIFLFKWIEERRSRRKVSTLLDDTSVMEDEVVNNMFFAHQLIPNSCATHALLSVLLNCSGVHLGPTLSRIKDFTKGFSPESKGYAIGNAPELARAHNSHARPEPRHLPEKQNGISAVRTMEAFHFVSYVPIKGRLFELDGLKVYPIDHGPWAEDEEWTDKARRVIMERIGLATAGEPYHDIRFNLMAVVPDRRLKYESKLHILKMNRQTVLEALQQLIRVTQPELIQPQKTTDCPEETKINAVNSAACPENPRTNLSSQRNVTDSAAEVTGALTRSSVLNAYSKSNVPPQNGGPTPAPAPRLPAFLDNHNYAKSPMQEEEDLAAGVGRSRGAPPPPCPDSDEEEEEEEETERTRRPPAPSGFKTKSSESLAPPSGPELPPNVLAEKLKETQRDLCSPLSIKTGAPAAPHSQPSPTPSNESTDTASEIGSAFNSPLRSPLRSANPTRPSSPVTSHLSKVLFGEEEPLSRLDCVRYNRAVRDLGPHIGTGILHLSRDGHLCPLSRLEPSKTSPKSSKAEEGRESAESDAERCRVVEAPQGEKFSPKELLALLKCVEAEISASETCLREELEKRKKFKIDDQRRTHNYDEFICAFISMLAQEGMLASLVEQNISVRRRQGVSIGRLHKQRKPDRRKRSRPYKAKRQ